Proteins encoded within one genomic window of Hevea brasiliensis isolate MT/VB/25A 57/8 chromosome 8, ASM3005281v1, whole genome shotgun sequence:
- the LOC131182419 gene encoding NAC transcription factor 32-like — translation MEVTQPQSNASVTATRQPRTDPINDNNRKNFIDIDYFNSFPPGYRFRPLDGELVVHYLKNKIANQPLPPNKIMEVKLYEYNPEKLAEEYWQCGETEWYFFTPRDKRYPNGSRPKRDAGGGYWKATGGDKAVKYKGAVVGYRKALVFYMGKPPNGTKTNWIMHEYRVSDAPPRIKTSADDMRLDNVVLCKIYKRDAKDNLRSRLSNEEQSAELDDQTADVVRDVDKNSDPPAYTNALNDNKQIVSIPIQENPSAFYEDPPYVPINDHDHHQAMLEAANYQRAMCAAANYGSYRTYATGMTPPMPEPVQIYPPEDIQIHSAEDIQIHPTEDIQIQPTEDIVSKYLNENSCEFELSLSPDDWDIISNCLL, via the exons ATGGAGGTGACACAGCCGCAGTCCAATGCTTCTGTTACCGCTACTCGTCAACCTCGAACAGACCCCATCAATGACAACAACAGAAAGAACTTcattgatattgattattttaattCTTTTCCACCCGGGTATAGGTTTCGCCCTTTGGACGGAGAGCTTGTCGTTCATTACTTGAAAAACAAGATAGCCAATCAACCCTTGCCTCCAAACAAGATCATGGAGGTTAAACTTTATGAGTACAATCCCGAGAAGCTTGCAG AGGAGTATTGGCAATGTGGGGAGACAGAATGGTACTTTTTTACACCAAGGGACAAGAGATATCCAAATGGAAGTAGACCAAAACGAGATGCCGGTGGTGGATACTGGAAGGCAACTGGAGGGGATAAAGCTGTTAAATATAAGGGTGCTGTGGTTGGATATAGGAAGGCACTTGTTTTCTACATGGGAAAGCCTCCAAATGGTACAAAGACTAACTGGATTATGCATGAATATAGGGTCAGTGATGCCCCTCCAAGAATCAAAACAAGTGCCGATGATATGAgg TTGGATAATGTGGTTTTATGCAAGATATATAAGAGGGATGcgaaagacaatttgagaagtcgACTTTCAAATGAGGAACAATCTGCAGAGTTAGATGATCAAACTGCTGATGTTGTTAGGGATGTTGACAAAAATAGCGATCCTCCAGCCTACACAAACGCCCTTAATGACAATAAGCAAATTGTTTCAATCCCAATCCAAGAGAATCCAAGTGCATTTTATGAAGATCCTCCTTATGTTCCAATCAACGATCATGATCATCACCAAGCAATGTTAGAAGCTGCCAATTATCAACGAGCAATGTGTGCAGCTGCCAACTATGGATCTTATCGAACTTATGCTACTGGTATGACACCACCAATGCCTGAACCTGTTCAGATATATCCCCCAGAGGACATCCAGATACATTCCGCAGAGGACATCCAGATACATCCCACAGAGGACATCCAGATACAACCCACAGAGGACATCGTATCTAAATATCTGAATGAGAATTCTTGTGAGTTCGAGCTATCACTATCACCGGATGATTGGGATATTATTTCCAATTGTCTACTATAG